From a single Salmo salar chromosome ssa22, Ssal_v3.1, whole genome shotgun sequence genomic region:
- the rla2 gene encoding ribosomal protein, large P2, like 1-2, whose product MRYVAAYLLAVLGGNTSPSSKDIKNILGSVGIEAEAERLDKVVSELNGKDINEVMNSGLSKLASVPAGGAVAAPVAGAAAGTAPVAAEEKKEEKKEESEEGSDDDMGFGLFD is encoded by the exons ATGCGTTACGTGGCCGCTTACCTCCTGGCTGTGCTCGGTGGCAACACTAGCCCCTCCTCAAAGGACATCAAGAACATCCTGGGGAGTGTTGGAATCGAGGCCGAAGCTGAGCGCCTAGACAAG GTTGTCAGTGAATTAAATGGAAAAGACATCAATGAAGTCATGAACTCTG GCCTCTCTAAGTTGGCCTCGGTGCCAGCAGGTGGTGCTGTGGCAGCTCCTGTAGCTGGCGCTGCAGCTGGCACTGCTCCTGTTGCTG CGGAAGAGAaaaaggaggagaagaaagaggaatCTGAAGAGGGATCTGATGACGACATGGGATTCGGCCTCTTTGATTAA
- the rla2 gene encoding ribosomal protein, large P2, like 1-2 isoform X1, with the protein MRYVAAYLLAVLGGNTSPSSKDIKNILGSVGIEAEAERLDKNLNLFSQVVSELNGKDINEVMNSGLSKLASVPAGGAVAAPVAGAAAGTAPVAAEEKKEEKKEESEEGSDDDMGFGLFD; encoded by the exons ATGCGTTACGTGGCCGCTTACCTCCTGGCTGTGCTCGGTGGCAACACTAGCCCCTCCTCAAAGGACATCAAGAACATCCTGGGGAGTGTTGGAATCGAGGCCGAAGCTGAGCGCCTAGACAAG AACCTGAATTTGTTTTCACAGGTTGTCAGTGAATTAAATGGAAAAGACATCAATGAAGTCATGAACTCTG GCCTCTCTAAGTTGGCCTCGGTGCCAGCAGGTGGTGCTGTGGCAGCTCCTGTAGCTGGCGCTGCAGCTGGCACTGCTCCTGTTGCTG CGGAAGAGAaaaaggaggagaagaaagaggaatCTGAAGAGGGATCTGATGACGACATGGGATTCGGCCTCTTTGATTAA